In Toxoplasma gondii ME49 chromosome VIII, whole genome shotgun sequence, a single genomic region encodes these proteins:
- a CDS encoding ChAPs (Chs5p-Arf1p-binding proteins) protein (encoded by transcript TGME49_230150) — MSRCIADCREFVDYHGSLLASRDATLIAGEFDGLGPPDLCCLEKVQKDRSLATFFGSTSYDETSFTRAAALFCHYVIGLETSQPAALAAYIYGQVAKQETETSWFGRKWQILGGIYCTFDVFHQVDLRVEVRLPCTPGVKPRFLSACPSASGASPGPGASGAVFCYAFPASSLHPSSVLSHQVSPPGHPRLCGASASTAATSSLPPSSPSDSASHQRASVFSRRKLARDIRDLPQNVWETALLSSMLRAEVPPRIHPCRCLVVLPLFDKPGRSREFVELASRFFASGDDLGLLPSIGQGTNALCEVLAHHVLRTFSLPKIVETLSSLHALSPLVHLHVARAYSKRKMLHLALTIAIRSLRSFPEEACFLRYQAEVLIKKGEEEERKEGSGPSREVCDERRFEIRPEGGEGTASRRGREHVESQSTHMRRHQLSWTQNVPELPTSSDSPYHFSISSRPNSSSSCSSPCSCSSCSCCSSPRSASSCSFPRVPARLETGARARWGHLAVRAAEHAVTLSPTLFPFWMTLATALAFSRDYARALLVLNAAPYVPLSLPLYTKGLPPDVHQCETTEPPQQRSGCFSHLLLPPYDDDFWVIPWVGAGACGQGTAASLHQQLQECDEDGDGASQAALGDSGPGGYVSALAFLWSGHRHAEDGEERRHCGTGDEGQRRDPRSDFLPGVRPRQCSLSPDCSGGRCRNACGGLDPADEGRSGAGQCCGDGGQWGANRQEKEAGVSTAQSVSEGNVCMQGNAAGDDGDRKRETRGHRDASTCPWEGEKGNDAEAVSASPMRDGRPPSFPNFGRRDSAYACDGYRGADAIPTQLRHPREETDGHCLPTNAPYSSCASSSARPPASHVPSRRVAKNADSCVGTGDQPRAQTSQDTVLGIQPHASGSANHRPVSGPPTTVPASTFLSSLDRLNVCLNSSKGGRLDYFERKTFRLLSKIQRAISQDLLLVLSSRLFSPPRPLPPHLRWALTPAPVPLSTLDSREAGEGEQAREKARGEGARDGEGERGDRERGGEGDGERKAEEEVRVGSGISDEEESGGIKEERREELREEPSTHLDASCNAGEEESGKGAPRASDDGDVVPSISASSETTTEALPSPLRTGSRRTSSSSFSSPTPLFDLPERRNDRGHLVPPSTSSEFLGGDEMTFRNFPAVGRASSSSSSLSSSFPVAEDQLVVAKGEEKREGRERVRAASHRCRGRRQEIAKRTAKEREDEAEEKVNELRSWLDAQAPLLPESLLRPQSKMLEKVMRALESDTQLCAELQGQEEELLLLSELFASDANSQSLVEKAGAFLVARGSLCCRVGNWHGMCLSYGLALRLGLSCKASNELLRFFVRREAADAALRIACVTCQHLRRLCGEDFPSLPAWMSAALAKLVARVGVEAVQASFLHIPKCVRHPAVESFLESRRRAQAPHAAPFP, encoded by the exons ATGTCGCGCTGCATCGCAGATTGCCGAGAGTTCGTTGATTATCATGGGTCTCTGTTGGCCAGTCGGGATGCAACTCTAATAGCAG GAGAATTCGACGGCTTAGGGCCTCCCGATCTGTGTTGTTTGGAAAAAGTCCAGAAAGACAGGAGTCTCGCGACGTTTTTCGGGTCGACTTCCTACGATGAAACATCCTTCACGCGTGCGGCGGCGCTTTTTTGCCA CTATGTCATCGGCCTTGAAACGTCTCAGCCCGCCGCCTTGGCGGCTTACATCTACGGTCAAGTGGCgaagcaggaaacagagacaag CTGGTTCGGCCGCAAGTGGCAAATTCTCGGCGGCATCTACTGCACATTCGACGTTTTCCACCAGGTCGACCTTCGCGTGGAAGTTCGCCTGCCATGTACTCCGGGGGTGAagccgcgttttctctcggcttGCCCGTCTGCTTCTGGAGCCTCGCCCGGACCTGGCGCCTCCGGCGCAGTCTTCTGCTACGCTTTccctgcttcgtctctgcatccTTCGTCTGTTCTCTCACATCAAGTTTCCCCCCCAGGGCATCCACGCCTTTGCGGGGCCTCAGCCTCGACGGCTGCaacttcttcgcttccgccctcgtctccttcagaCTCGGCCTCGCACCAGCGGGcttccgttttttcgcgTCGAAAGCTTGCGCGGGATATTCGGGACTTGCCCCAGAATGTATGGGAGACAGCCTTGCTGTCTTCAATGCTCCGGGCGGAAGTGCCGCCCCGGATTCATCCGTGTCGCTGTCTGGtggttcttcctctgttcgaTAAGCCGGGGAGAAGTCGCGAATTCGTGGAGCTGGCTAGCCGCTTCTTTGCGTCCGGAGACGACCTCGGCTTGCTGCCTTCTATCGGCCAGGGGACGAACGCGCTGTGCGAAGTGCTCGCGCACCACGTGCTCCGGACCTTTTCGCTACCCAAGATCGTCGAGACGCTTTCCtccttgcatgcgctttcACCCCTTGTCCACCTTCACGTCGCACGCGCCTACAGCAAGAGAAAAATGCTGCACCTCGCGCTCACCATCGCGATTCGCAGTTTGCGGTCTTTTCCTGAGGAGGCCTGCTTCCTGCGATACCAGGCGGAAGTTCTGAtcaaaaaaggagaagaagaagaacggaaagaAGGCAGTGGTCCAAGCAGGGAGGTCTGTGACGAGCGACGCTTCGAGATAAGGCCtgaaggaggcgagggaaCCGCatcgagaagaggaagagaacatgTCGAATCTCAGTCTACACACATGCGACGTCACCAACTCAGCTGGACACAGAACGTCCCCGAACTTCCAACGTCTTCAGATTCTCCCTATCActtctccatctcttctcgccctaattcttcttcctcttgttcttctccttgttcttgttcttcttgttcttgttgttcttctcctcgttctgcttcttcttgttcctttCCGCGCGTTCCCGCGAGgctggagacaggcgctcGGGCCAGGTGGGGTCACCTGGCAGTTCGTGCAGCAGAGCATGCAGTGACGTTGTCTCCGACTTTGTTTCCGTTCTGGATGACTCTGGCGACTGCGTTGGCCTTCTCTCGAGACTACGCACGCGCGCTTCTCGTCCTGAACGCTGCGCCCTACGTTCCGCTGTCGCTGCCTCTGTACACGAAGGGCCTGCCTCCCGACGTCCACCAGTGCGAAACGACGGAGCCGCCGCAGCAGCGCTCCGGCTGTTTctcgcatcttcttctcccgcccTACGACGACGACTTCTGGGTGATTCCTTGGGTGGGTGCGGGCGCCTGCGGCCAGGGCACAGCGGCCTCTCTGCACCAGCAGCTCCAAGAGTGCGACGAAGACGGGGACGGCGCCTCTCAGGCGGCCCTCGGAGACAGTGGCCCTGGCGGGTACGTCTCCgccctcgcgtttctctggtCGGGCCACAGGCACgcagaggacggagaggagaggaggcacTGCGGCACAGGAGACGAGGGACAGCGCAGGGATCCCCGTTCGGACTTTTTGCCTGGGGTGAGGCCTAGGCAATGCAGCCTGTCGCCGGACTGTTCTGGAGGCCGCTGCAGAAACGCCTGTGGAGGCTTGGATCCGGCAGACGAGGGCAGAAGCGGTGCTGGGCAGTGTTGCGGAGACGGAGGTCAGTGGGGAGCAAACagacaagagaaggaagcggggGTGTCGACAGCGCAGTCTGTTTCCGAAGGTAacgtttgcatgcaaggaaaCGCGGCGGGGGACGACGGggacaggaaaagagagactcgaggacATCGTGATGCGTCGACTTGCCCttgggagggagagaaagggaacgaTGCTGAGGctgtgtctgcttctccaatGAGGGACGGGCGGCCTCCATCGTTTCCCAACTTTGGTCGCCGTGATTCTGCGTATGCATGCGACGGTTATCGCGGAGCAGATGCTATTCCGACGCAGCTGAGGCACccaagagaggaaaccgacGGTCATTGTCTGCCCACAAATGCGCCTTACTCTTCGtgtgcgtcttcctctgcacgGCCTCCGGCCTCTCATGTTCCCTCGCGGCGCGTcgcgaagaacgcagacTCCTGCGTAGGGACGGGAGACCAGCCTCGAGCTCAGACCAGCCAAGACACCGTGCTGGGCATCCAACCGCATGCGTCTGGGTCAGCTAACCACCGGCCCGTCTCTGGGCCCCCCACGACTGTTCCCGCGAGCaccttcctgtcttctcttgaCAGGCTGAACGTGTGCCTCAACTCCTCGAAGGGCGGCCGGCTGGACTACTTTGAACGGAAAACCTTCAGGCTGCTGTCAAAAATTCAGCGCGCCATTTCTCAggaccttcttctcgttctctcctcgcgtctcttctctcctccacggCCTCTGCCTCCCCACCTCAGGTGGGCTCTGACGCCGGCGCCTGTTCCTCTGTCCACCCTCGACTCCCGCGAagccggagagggagaacaagcgagagagaaggcgaggggaGAGGGAGCAAGggatggagaaggagagagaggggaccGAGAACGAGGTGGAGAGGGAGATGGCgaaaggaaggcagaggaagaggtaAGAGTCGGCAGTGGGATCTctgatgaagaagaaagtggaggaataaaggaagagagaagagaagagttGCGAGAGGAACCGTCGACTCACCTCGATGCGTCTTGTAacgcaggcgaggaggaaTCCGGTAAAGGGGCACCTCGAGCTTCAGACGATGGTGACGTCGTGCCGTCCATATCTGCTTCATCTGAAACAACGACTGAAGCTTTGCCGAGCCCGCTGAGGACTGGAAGTCGGCGTACTTCATCttcatctttctcttccccgaCCCCCCTGTTTGATCTACCTGAAAGACGCAATGACCGTGGCCATCTGGTGCCTCCCTCTACGAGTTCCGAGTTTCTAGGAGGCGACGAAATGACTTTTCGAAATTTCCCCGCCGTTGGCcgagcttcttcctcctcttcctctctctcatcttcgtttcctgtgGCGGAAGACCAGCTCGTGGTGgcgaaaggcgaagagaaacgagaaggcagagagcggGTCCGAGCTGCTTCTCACCGGTGCCGTGGACGCAGACAGGAGATAGCGAAGAGAacagcgaaggaaagagaagacgaagcggaagagaaagtgaaTGAACTACGGTCGTGGCTCGACGCACAGGCGCCGCTGCTTCCGGAATCTCTTTTGAGACCTCAGTCGAAGATGCTGGAGAAAGTCATGCGA GCACTCGAGAGCGACACGCAGCTGTGCGCGGAGCTGCagggacaagaagaagagcttcttcttctctccgagtTATTCGCGTCTGACGCCAACAGCCAGAGTCTTGTAGAGAAGGCGGGGGCCTTCTTAGTTGCAAG GGGCTCTCTGTGTTGTCGCGTGGGTAATTGGCATGGCATGTGCCTCTCCTATGGCTTGGCGTTGCGGCTGGGACTGTCTTGCAAG GCAAGCAACGAGttgctgcgtttcttcgtccgtcgcgaagccgcagacgccgcgctTCGAATTGCCTGCGTCACCTGCCAGCACCTgaggcgtctctgcggcgaagactttccttcccttcctgCCTGGATGTCAGCTGCTCTCGCCAAGCTTGTCGCTCG